In the genome of Monodelphis domestica isolate mMonDom1 chromosome 2, mMonDom1.pri, whole genome shotgun sequence, one region contains:
- the DYRK3 gene encoding dual specificity tyrosine-phosphorylation-regulated kinase 3 isoform X2, with protein MYDTFMMLDETKCPPGPNIACNPSEPALPRRLFITTEKLTTSHSQPILCGGNVKVEQLFQDFDNRRASALQSTVSNTSEKCPTVISQGKSSDSLNTVKSSSSSKALKVVPLTPEQALKQYKHHLTPYEKLEIINYPEVYFVGPNAKKRHGVVGGPNNGGYDDAEGGYIHVPRDHLAYRYEVLKIIGKGSFGQVARVYDHKLHQYVALKMVRNEKRFHRQAAEEIKILEHLKKQDKTGSMNVIHMLESFTFRNHVCMAFELLSMDLYELIKKNKFQGFSVQLVRKFAQSILQSLDALHRNKIIHCDLKPENILLKQHGRSATKVIDFGSSCFEYQKLYTYIQSRFYRAPEIILGSRYSTPIDVWSFGCILAELLTGQPLFPGEDEGDQLACIMELLGMPPPKLLEQAKRAKYFINSKGLPRYCTMTTQADGRAVLVGGRSRRGKKRGPPGSRDWMTALKGCDDYLFIEFLKRCLHWDPSARLTPAQALRHPWISKPVPKPLHTDKMSGKRIVNPVNALQGLGSKLPPVTGIASKLKANLMSETNGGIPLCSVLPKLIS; from the coding sequence attactACTGAAAAGCTAACAACAAGTCACAGTCAACCAATCCTTTGCGGTGGGAATGTGAAGGTGGAACAGCTGTTTCAGGACTTTGACAACAGAAGAGCCAGTGCTCTTCAGTCCACAGTATCAAATACCTCTGAAAAGTGTCCTACTGTCATTTCTCAGGGTAAAAGTTCAGACAGTTTAAATACTGTCAAATCTAGTAGTTCCTCCAAAGCACTAAAAGTGGTACCTCTGACTCCTGAACAAGCACTAAAGCAGTATAAACATCACCTGACTCCTTATGAAAAGCTCGAAATCATCAATTATCCTGAAGTTTATTTTGTGGGTCCAAATGCTAAGAAAAGGCATGGCGTTGTTGGTGGCCCCAACAATGGGGGCTATGATGATGCTGAGGGAGGCTACATTCATGTACCCCGAGATCACTTGGCTTATAGATACGAGGTGCTGAAAATCATTGGcaaaggcagctttggccaggTTGCTCGAGTCTATGACCACAAGCTTCACCAGTATGTTGCCCTGAAAATGGTTCGCAATGAAAAGCGCTTTCATCGACAAGCAGCCGAGGAAATCAAGATTTTAGAGCATCTTAAGAAACAGGATAAAACAGGCAGCATGAATGTTATTCACATGCTAGAAAGCTTTACATTCCGGAATCATGTCTGTATGGCCTTTGAACTGCTAAGCATGGACCTCTATGAACTaatcaaaaagaacaaatttcAGGGTTTTAGTGTACAGCTGGTGCGTAAATTTGCTCAATCTATCTTGCAATCCCTGGATGCTCTCCACAGAAACAAGATCATTCACTGCGACCTGAAGCCAGAAAACATTCTTCTCAAACAGCATGGCCGCAGTGCAACTAAGGTCATTGACTTTGGGTCCAGTTGTTTTGAGTACCAGAAACTCTACACATACATCCAGTCTCGTTTCTACAGAGCGCCAGAGATCATCCTGGGAAGTCGATACAGTACACCTATTGATGTGTGGAGTTTTGGCTGCATTCTTGCAGAACTTTTGACTGGACAGCCTCTTTTCCCTGGAGAGGATGAGGGAGACCAGTTAGCTTGTATAATGGAGCTTCTAGGGATGCCCCCTCCAAAACTTCTGGAGCAAGCAAAGCGTGCCAAGTACTTTATCAACTCCAAGGGCCTGCCCCGATATTGTACGATGACCACGCAGGCAGATGGGAGGGCTGTCCTAGTGGGGGGTCGTTCACGCCGGGGTAAGAAGCGAGGGCCCCCAGGCAGCAGAGACTGGATGACAGCCCTAAAAGGGTGTGATGATTATTTGTTCATAGAGTTCTTGAAAAGATGCCTCCATTGGGACCCCTCTGCCCGCCTGACTCCAGCTCAGGCCTTAAGACACCCTTGGATTAGTAAACCTGTGCCCAAACCTCTCCATACAGACAAAATGTCAGGGAAACGAATAGTAAATCCTGTCAATGCTTTGCAGGGATTgggttccaaattgcctccagtCACTGGAATAGCAAGCAAACTTAAAGCTAACTTAATGTCAGAAACTAATGGTGGTATACCTCTGTGCAGTGTTCTGCCCAAACTCATCAGCTAG